The Helianthus annuus cultivar XRQ/B chromosome 16, HanXRQr2.0-SUNRISE, whole genome shotgun sequence genome includes a window with the following:
- the LOC110907435 gene encoding uncharacterized protein LOC110907435, with product MEETSTHRQNGPRPNFVNNTQVEGIVEEASDDNEAQFANNHPNEPITPGVQPEVPISSILPPGETPISWYVRSQGALNVVYTQLCAQVAPQTQSRRPVSHARTPSVPHVSQHAGPSRVQIEDTEVYSRSPSRYEYTQSENCRREYRDESHPYRRPSVHTRPRAVYNLEVEHNYDLIYRPAEAAENSKFISEIALAPLEKEKLPSTVGKFNGMTDPDDHLRVFTSVGLVGGWTLPMWCHLFIQTLTGAARIWFYNLPIGKITSWIYLREKFLVHFSQQRRSIRDTADGMNIWRHDDESLEDFITRYNKEVLEIGDVHEQLIRAQFNYAVRSDDMIKVLSGTEGLPKSWEKVMAAAKVYAQTEKNLTTNRPPPPHNRPSDLGSSGGRKFKKGWRDSSSGNYSSEDARATINKLTAQREAKQENRERQWTPLTKTPAEVLSTEDYQFKPPPPMKNKCGQDPSQYCEYHKDNGHTTNNCISLPTEIEKALKSGELTHLLQNVRKEIKQITRGEEGPSKKAKN from the exons ATGGAGGAAACTTCAACTCACCGTCAAAACGGCCCTCGGCCAAACTTCGTTAACAATACCCAAGTTGAGGGTATTGTAGAAGAAGCCTCGGATGACAATGAAGCACAGTTTGCTAACAATCATCCAAATGAACCTATCACCCCAGGGGTACAGCCAGAGGTCCCCATAAGCTCAATTTTGCCCCCAGGAGAAACCCCAATCTCCTGGTATGTCAGATCACAGGGGGCGTTGAATGTTGTGTATACACAGCTGTGTGCACAAGTTGCCCCCCAAACACAATCACGGAGGCCTGTATCCCATGCTAGGACACCGTCGGTACCTCATGTTTCTCAACATGCTGGGCCATCCCGAGTTCAGATAGAAGACACAGAGGTTTACTCTAGATCTCCTTCGAGATACGAGTACACTCAATCAGAGAATTGCCGAAGGGAATATCGAGATGAATCCCACCCTTATAGGAGACCATCAGTTCACACCAG ACCACGCGCGGTTTACAATCTGGAGGTTGAGCACAACTATGATCTGATCTATCGTCCTGCTGAAGCGGCGGAGAATTCAAAATTTATAAGTGAAATCGCTCTGGCTCCGCTAGAGAAAGAAAAGCTCCCGTCTACTGTAGGGAAGTTCAACGGAATGACAGACCCTGATGATCATCTGCGAGTCTTTACAAGCGTAGGGCTGGTAGGAGGCTGGACCCTACCAATGTGGTGCCACCTCTTCATTCAGACCCTTACTGGCGCTGCAAGAATATGGTTTTACAACTTGCCCATTGGGAAAATCACGTCATGGATATATCTGCGCGAGAAGTTTCTGGTTCATTTCAGCCAGCAAAGACGATCCATCCGCGACACTGCGGATGGGATGAACATCTGGCGTCATGATGATGAAAGTCTGGAAGACTTCATTACTCGCTATAACAAGGAGGTACTCGAGATCGGGGACGTTCATGAGCAGCTGATTCGCGCCCAATTTAATTATGCAGTCAGATCCGACGATATGATAAAAGTCCTGTCTGGGACGGAAGGACTCCCGAAGAGTTGGGAAAAAGTGATGGCGGCGGCTAAGGTCTACGCACAAACAGAAAAGAATCTCACCACCAACAGGCCGCCACCACCACATAACCGGCCCTCAGATTTAGGCTCAAGTGGCGGGAGGAAGTTTAAGAAAGGATGGCGCGATTCAAGCTCAGGGAACTATTCATCCGAGGATGCCCGAGCCACAATCAACAAACTTACCGCACAAAGGGAAGCCAAGCAAGAGAACAGGGAGAGACAATGGACTCCCTTAACCAAAACTCCTGCGGAAGTTCTAAGCACAGAGGATTACCAGTTTAAACCTCCGCCACCCATGAAAAACAAATGCGGACAAGACCCGAGTCAGTATTGTGAATACCACAAGGACAATGGGCATACTACTAATAACTGCATTTCTTTGCCCACGGAAATTGAAAAAGCACTTAAGAGTGGTGAGCTCACTCACTTACTACAAAACGTGCGCAAAGAAATAAAGCAAATCACTCGAGGCGAAGAAGGCCCGAGCAAAAAAGCGAAAAACTAA
- the LOC118488149 gene encoding chaperone protein ClpD, chloroplastic-like, giving the protein MSNRVPIMVNAKMLKIASVRLVTKTKSWQKVSSFSWGVREIYRETNQSCDVVDSSGSATDVAFSNSTERVFEVAVEYLRTMGYKFIAPKHIVIGLLTVDDGSAGRVLQKLGANLNELAYVAVSSIVGFGFRYMHLASLIRCWRRE; this is encoded by the exons ATGAGCAACAGAGTCCCAATCATGGTGAATGCAAAGATGCTGAAGATAGCCTCAGTCAG GTTGGTGACCAAGACGAAAAGCTGGCAGAAGGTATCAAGCTTTAGCTGGGGTGTTCGAGAGATTTACCGAGAGACCAATCAAAGCTGTGATGTTGTTGATAGTTCGGGTTCGGCTACGGATGTGGCGTTTTCGAATAGTACGGAAAGGGTGTTTGAAGTTGCGGTTGAGTATTTAAGAACTATGGGGTATAAGTTTATTGCTCCTAAACATATTGTTATTGGTTTGTTGACTGTTGATGATGGTAGTGCTGGTCGTGTTCTTCAAAA GTTAGGAGCAAATTTGAACGAGTTAGCTTATGTTGCAGTGTCTTCGATCGTGGGGTTCGGGTTTAGGTATATGCATTTAGCATCTCTGATCAGGTGCTGGCGAAGAGAGTAA